The following proteins are co-located in the Doryrhamphus excisus isolate RoL2022-K1 chromosome 3, RoL_Dexc_1.0, whole genome shotgun sequence genome:
- the tymp gene encoding thymidine phosphorylase — translation MRMNAGKLSAPPPPRPPRAVDLARIQGERVSLVLVQSATGDGGLTPPRTSSALVRRYFGVWQVPPTPVKSSLKVGNLFIGLASMAAMLSIPDLIKKKRDGSRLSDEDIKALMGALTSGSIQDCQTGAMLMAIWQKGMDDGETEALTREMMLSGEVMSWPEEWAGLVVDKHSTGGVGDKVSLVLAPALAACGLKVPMISGRGLAHTGGTLDKLESIPGFDIHQSVRQVRAILSTVGCCIVGQTQTLVPADRVLYAMRDTTSTVDSLPLITGSIISKKGAESLSALVLDVKFGRAALYKDLDGAKQLADLLVRAGNRLGMRTGAVLSRMDAPIGRCVGNSLEVMESLDTLKGRGPQDLMELVTALGGVLLLMTGLAADQSQGREKISQAVIGGAALLKFQAMMEAQGVAEETARVLCSAHTDYFSVLRKAEHVAELTSGEDGVVEDVDGLILAEVLHQLGAGRTKAGQPVNHSVGAELLLSVGQKVEKGAPWLRLHYEDPPPSPDQISRLQSALVLRPPARPGRLPRGNLVQEVLLPF, via the exons ATGAGGATGAATGCAGGAAAATTGTcggctccgcctcctccacgCCCTCCACGGGCCGTTGACCTGGCGAGGATCCAGGGGGAAAGAGTTAGTCTCGTTCTTGTTCAAAGTGCAACTGGAGACGGAGGTCTAACCCCCCCACGT ACCTCCTCAGCTTTGGTTAGAAGATATTTTGGGGTGTGGCAAGTGCCGCCAACGCCTGTGAAATCATCCCTAAAGGTTGGAAACCTGTTCATCGGCCTAGCTAGCATG GCGGCCATGTTGTCCATCCCTGACCTGATCAAGAAGAAGCGAGATGGCAGCCGGCTGAGCGATGAGGACATCAAAGCTCTGATGGGGGCGCTGACGAGCGGATCCATTCAGGACTGTCAGACGG GCGCCATGTTGATGGCCATCTGGCAGAAGGGCATGGACGATGGCGAGACGGAGGCTCTGACCAGAGAGATGATGCTGTCAGGGGAAGTCATGTCGTGGCCTGaggagtgggcggggcttgtGGTGGACAAGCACTCCACGGGCGGCGTGGGGGACAAAGTCAGCCTGGTCCTGGCGCCCGCACTTGCCGCCTGCGGCCTGAAG GTGCCCATGATCAGTGGGCGGGGCCTCGCTCACACCGGCGGCACGCTGGACAAACTGGAGTCCATTCCCGGTTTCGACATCCACCAGTCGGTCCGGCAG GTCCGAGCCATACTGAGCACCGTGGGCTGCTGCATTGTGGGCCAGACCCAAACCCTGGTACCTGCTGACCGGGTCCTCTACGCCATGCGGGACACCACCAGCACCGTGGACAGCCTGCCGCTCATCACCG GCTCCATTATCTCCAAGAAGGGGGCGGAGTCTCTGTCGGCGCTGGTTCTGGACGTGAAGTTTGGCCGGGCGGCTCTCTACAAGGACTTGGACGGCGCCAAGCAGCTGGCCGACCTTCTG GTGAGGGCGGGCAACCGGCTGGGCATGCGCACGGGGGCGGTGCTAAGCCGGATGGACGCCCCCATTGGTCGATGCGTGGGCAACAGTCTGGAAGTGATGGAGTCTCTGGACACGCTGAAGGGACGCGGACCCCAAGACCTGATGGAGCTGGTCACCGCCCTCG GTGGCGTGTTGCTGCTCATGACCGGCCTGGCAGCCGACCAATCACAAGGCAGAGAGAAGATTTCCCAGGCTGTGATTGGAGGAGCGGCCCTGCTGAAATTCCAGGCCATGATGGAGGCTCAGGGTGTGGCCGAGGAGACGGCGCGGGTGCTATGCTCCGCCCACACGGACTACTTCTCCGTCCTGAGGAAAGCCGAGCACGTGGCGGAGCTGACGAGCGGCGAGGACG GCGTGGTGGAGGACGTGGACGGTCTGATCCTCGCCGAGGTGCTTCATCAGCTGGGGGCGGGACGAACCAAGGCCGGGCAGCCCGTCAATCACAGCGTGGGGGCGGAGCTCCTGCTCTCTGTGGGTCAGAAGGTCGAGAAAG GTGCGCCCTGGTTGCGGCTCCACTACGAGGACCCGCCCCCCAGTCCAGACCAGATCAGTCGACTGCAGAGCGCGCTGGTGCTGAGACCCCCGGCACGCCCAGGCCGGCTTCCAAGAGGCAACCTGGTCCAAGAGGTCCTGCTTCCTTTTTAG
- the lsm8 gene encoding LSM8 homolog, U6 small nuclear RNA associated produces the protein MSTALESYINRTVAIVTSDGRMIVGTLKGFDQTINLILDESHERVFSSSQGVEQVVLGLYIVRGDNVAVIGEIDEETDSTLDLGNIRAEPLNSVVH, from the exons ATGTCCACGGCCCTGGAGAGCTACATCAACC GCACGGTGGCCATTGTGACGTCAGACGGCAGAATGATCGTG ggCACCCTGAAGGGCTTCGACCAGACCATCAACTTGATCCTGGACGAGAGTCACGAACGCGTCTTCAGTTCCAGCCAGGGTGTGGAGCAGGTGGTGCTGGGACTCTACATCGTCAGGGGCGACAATGT ggCGGTGATTGGCGAGATCGACGAGGAGACAGACTCCACGTTGGATTTAGGAAACATCAGAGCAGAGCCGCTCAACTCCGTCGTCCACTGA